The following coding sequences are from one Schizosaccharomyces osmophilus chromosome 1, complete sequence window:
- the fin1 gene encoding serine/threonine protein kinase, NIMA related Fin1 — protein sequence MTDNYKILECIGHGSFGRIYKVQRLSDGVLLAQKEIPFGNISRQEKQHVADEVNILRHLKHPNIVQYCGEDINRLTQVINIYMEYCDRGDLAKHIEIYKEEKKRFPEHQVLRFFTQLLLALYRCHYGRDAPVTENQWMNESHIPNQYVLHRDIKPANVFLDEDNSVKLGDFGLSKLLDNTRMFTQSYVGTPYYMSPEIIRNNPYSAKSDIWALGCVMFEVCMLGHPFEGRSYLELQKNICQGNLSHWDGYYSDELYQLIRHCLETDCDVRPTTFQLLSSPALMDIRKQLETERLMKDQFKLLRKKQQSLNLRENEIALREQQLAARESELGNYVAANLAQQEEALRRDMDKQLREVDNRYQRYVQQMVGSMQQMQISNPQMYGAAEAANVSTMEMVMDTAIETTAIHEPKLSLSHVIFTEVAPSNMPKKAVAPMPEVPSLKKKDMSSRALHTTATLMKHAYKPRSPVEKKSASLHDRHDVNHVVDSMAKLLDSSLQCKNKSEENTNDDLHEILRMRRKTSKGIFDDEQPETAILPGSLPEHGYERAKQRTKHDSLDSRYIEKLEKLHLRYPTSNGRQPSKVARTHHGKAGYLTKPEPKVDEKRKGIHEKEDGEEVEEPISNGEDYTLQMPKKLQLLEGQKRSPVKQLARLNTNKLRRSGMDRPTYGWEEEGLPGQMLKKTWNSRVMQA from the coding sequence ATGACCGATAATTACAAAATCCTAGAATGCATTGGACATGGAAGCTTTGGCAGGATATACAAGGTTCAAAGGCTTTCTGACGGAGTACTTCTAGCTCAGAAAGAAATTccttttggaaacatcAGTAGGCAAGAGAAGCAGCACGTTGCAGATGAAGTGAATATCCTTCGACATCTGAAGCATCCAAATATCGTTCAGTATTGTGGCGAGGATATTAACAGACTTACTCAAGTAATTAACATTTATATGGAATACTGTGATCGTGGTGATTTGGCAAAGCAcattgaaatttataaagaagagaaaaagagatttcCAGAGCATCAAGTACTTCGCTTCTTTACCCAACTTTTACTCGCCTTGTACAGGTGTCATTATGGTAGAGATGCTCCTGTTACGGAGAACCAATGGATGAACGAAAGCCATATTCCTAACCAGTATGTCTTGCATCGAGATATTAAGCCTGCCAATGTGTTTCTTGATGAAGACAATTCGGTAAAGTTGGGAGATTTCGGACTATCGAAATTACTGGACAATACCCGTATGTTTACACAGAGCTATGTAGGAACCCCGTACTACATGTCTCCGGAAATTATTAGAAATAATCCCTACAGTGCGAAATCGGACATATGGGCGCTTGGATGCGTTATGTTTGAAGTATGTATGCTTGGCCATCCATTTGAAGGAAGATCTTATTTAGAGttgcaaaagaatatttGCCAAGGAAATCTTTCCCACTGGGATGGTTATTATAGTGATGAGCTTTATCAACTAATTCGGCATTGTCTGGAAACTGACTGTGATGTACGCCCGACGACATTTCAGCTTTTATCTTCACCAGCATTAATGGACATTAGAAAGCAACTCGAGACGGAGCGTTTGATGAAGGATCAGTTCAAGCTTCTCCGAAAGAAGCAACAGTCCTTGAATCTACGAGAAAACGAGATTGCACTTCGAGAGCAACAGCTAGCAGCGCGTGAAAGCGAACTTGGCAACTACGTTGCGGCCAATTTGGCGCAGCAAGAGGAAGCTCTGCGTCGCGATATGGATAAACAACTAAGAGAGGTGGACAATCGTTACCAACGATATGTGCAGCAAATGGTTGGATCTATGCAGCAAATGCAGATATCAAATCCACAAATGTACGGTGCAGCGGAAGCAGCCAATGTATCTACAATGGAGATGGTTATGGACACGGCCATTGAAACAACAGCGATCCATGAACCAAAACTAAGCCTGAGCCACGTAATATTTACAGAGGTAGCACCCTCAAATATGCCAAAGAAAGCAGTAGCACCGATGCCGGAAGTACCTagcttgaagaagaaagatatGTCATCACGGGCGCTTCATACGACAGCTACGCTTATGAAGCATGCATACAAACCGCGAAGTCCTGTTGAAAAGAAGTCTGCGTCGCTTCATGACCGACATGACGTTAACCATGTGGTAGATTCGATGGCGAAATTACTGGATAGTTCTTTGCAGTGCAAGAACAAATCCGAAGAAAACACGAATGATGATTTGCATGAGATTTTACGAATGCGACGCAAAACAAGCAAAGGAATTTTCGACGACGAACAGCCGGAGACGGCGATTCTTCCGGGGTCACTTCCAGAACATGGATATGAGAGAGCGAAGCAGAGGACGAAACATGATTCGTTAGATTCTCGATACATTGAAAAGCTGGAAAAATTGCATTTACGGTATCCGACGAGCAACGGGCGACAGCCATCGAAAGTAGCGAGAACACATCATGGAAAGGCGGGATACTTGACGAAGCCGGAGCCAAAGGTGGacgaaaagagaaaaggaattcaTGAGAAGGAAGATGGAGAAGAGGTGGAAGAACCGATTTCTAATGGAGAAGATTATACGCTGCAGATGCCGAAGAAGCTGCAATTGCTAGAAGGACAAAAGCGGTCGCCGGTGAAGCAATTGGCACGGTTGAATACAAACAAGTTACGACGTTCAGGCATGGATCGACCTACGTATGGATGGGAAGAAGAGGGTTTGCCTGGGCAAATGTTAAAAAAGACATGGAATTCCCGAGTGATGCAAGCATGA